In Paenibacillus sp. FSL R7-0345, a single window of DNA contains:
- a CDS encoding aspartate/glutamate racemase family protein produces the protein MLGMIRVITLQDESAVNQHGALIEERYGLPVLSRCIPDQPRGVYNDETEAESVPKIIELARQLAAEGCTAIGISCAADPALTEARAEVNVPVFGAGSCAAHLALTCSSRIGVLTILTEVPPLIRGILGDAYIGMDRPDGVTTTLDLGTPAGRAGALAGAARLVERGADAIVLACTGFATIGLAAELEEQLGIRAFDPILSLGAAAASAASLPGQLRR, from the coding sequence ATGCTTGGAATGATACGTGTAATTACGCTGCAGGATGAGTCTGCGGTCAATCAGCACGGGGCGCTGATTGAAGAACGCTACGGCCTGCCGGTGCTCAGCCGCTGCATTCCGGATCAGCCCCGGGGCGTGTACAATGATGAGACCGAAGCGGAGTCCGTGCCGAAGATTATTGAACTCGCCCGGCAGCTGGCAGCAGAGGGCTGCACAGCGATCGGCATCAGCTGTGCGGCAGACCCGGCGCTTACGGAAGCAAGGGCGGAGGTCAACGTTCCGGTATTCGGCGCAGGCTCCTGTGCCGCGCATCTGGCACTGACCTGCAGCAGCCGGATCGGTGTCCTCACGATCCTTACCGAGGTGCCGCCGCTGATCCGTGGCATTCTCGGCGACGCCTATATTGGCATGGACCGGCCGGACGGCGTGACGACTACGCTGGATCTAGGTACGCCAGCGGGACGAGCCGGCGCACTTGCCGGTGCGGCGAGGCTCGTCGAGCGCGGAGCAGATGCGATCGTGCTGGCATGCACGGGCTTCGCCACCATCGGGCTTGCGGCCGAGCTTGAGGAACAGCTCGGCATCCGTGCCTTTGACCCGATCCTGTCCCTCGGCGCAGCCGCAGCTTCGGCCGCGTCTCTGCCGGGCCAGCTGCGGCGCTGA